The Maridesulfovibrio ferrireducens genomic sequence TGCTTGAAATGCAATTTGACTGGTACCGCTGGCAGGAAGAAAACAATAATTCAGCAGCACTTGTTGCGGAAAACGAAGCCATTTCAAAAGTACTTAAAGAAATGGACACCATTACACATCTCACAGGCGGAACACTTCGCATTGACGGACGTATAATAGCCTACACAATAGCTGAGCCACTGGGTAATGATACAATTGTAATTCACTTTGAAAAAGGAAACACCTATTTTAAAGGTGTATATCAGGCAATCAACCAGATGTTCCTTGAAAACTCTGCAAGTGATAAAAAATTTGTAAATCGTGAACAGGATCTTGGTGAACCGGGTCTGCGAAAAGCTAAACTTTCATACAATCCTGTTGATTTTATGAAAAAATACGAAATCACAGTTCGCTAATTTTTTCAGGTAAATTAAATGATTCTGACATCGACAAAACGTAAAAGGTTCGTAGTTCTCGGACTTGACGGACTTCCTGCGTCTCTTGCTGTTAAAATGGCGGCAAGATTGCCTAACCTTAATAGAATTGCGGGTAAAAACAAGCCGCTAACCGCTGAAACTCCGGAACTGTCACCTGTAAACTGGACGTCTTTTTTCACAGCAGCCGGACCTGAAACACACGGTGTTTACGGTTTTACGAAATTAGATAGAAGCTCTTACACGCTATCCATAAACAATTTCGACAATGTTTATGGATCTACTATTTTCGACCGCATAGGAGAAAAAGGTTTAGTCAGCAAAGTGATTAACCTTCCGAATACCTACCCTGCGCGTCCGTTAAGAGGAATGCTCATTTCCGGCTTTGTAGCGGATTCACTTGAAAAAGCTGTTTACCCGCAGTTTCTACTCGCACCGCTTAAAAAGTCAGGGTTTATCTTAGAGGCAGACACAACCAAGGGGTTGATGGACCCGCAATATCTGATAGACCAAGTAAGCAAGACACTCGAATGCAGACTTAACGCATTCGAAATGCTCTGGAACGACCTTGCGTGGGATCTGTTTGTAATAGTCTTTACAGAAACGGACAGACTCTTTCATTTCCTCTATCCGGCGTTTGAAGACACTAATCACCCTTTGCACAATGTTTGTATGAATTTCATGATTAAATGGGACGCAGCAATCGGACGGGTTCTTGATAAATTTGATACTCTCCCCGGCGATAAAAAGCTGATATCTTTTGCCGACCACGGATTCACATCTCTTAAAACCGAGGTTGACCTCAATGCGTTCCTCATTCAAAAGGGACTTCTAAGCCTTAAGCACATTCCCTCTGACCAATGGGATTCAACCGCCATCAGTGATGAAAGCAAAGCTTTTGCACTTGATCCCGGCAGAATATATATCCATACAGCAGAGAAATTCGACAGAGGGCAAGTGAGCAGGCACGAAGTTAAATCCATAGCTGAAAATATAGCTTTTGATCTTATGAAATTGGAATTTAACGGTCAGCAGGTTATGGAATCAGTTCAAACAACCACTGAACTTTACGGCGAAACCGCCATCGGCAATCCACCGGATTTAATTTGCACAGCAAAACCCGGATTTGACCTTAAAGCTAAATTCGACCGTAAAGATATTTTTGGATTCTTCGGAAGAACCGGTACTCATACCCGCGGGGATGCTTTTTTTTACAGCTCAGACGGAGAACAAGCCGACTTAATGCGCGACACAGGTAAAATGATCCTGAACTGGTTCAATATTTCCCCTTCCCCAGCACCCCATGCCCGTCGGAGACAAAAAAATGATCGATTTCAAAAAAGAACTTAATCCAGCGCAATATGAAGCAGCCACGAACCCTCAAGGTCCGGTACTTGTTATTGCCGGAGCAGGCAGCGGAAAGACCAGAACTATTGTCTACAGACTTGCATGGCTTGTCGAACAAGGAATCCCGCCTGAATCAATCCTGCTGATGACCTTCACCCGCAAAGCCGCTCAGGAAATGCTGACCAGAACTGAACAAATTCTGGGCAGACCTCTGCATGGAACCAATGGCGGAACTTTTCATTCATTCGCTTTTTCTATTCTGCGGCAGAACAGCGCCGAAATAGGCTTTCCAAACGGTTTTACGCTCATGGACCGTGGCGACTGTGAAGATGTCATACGGGAAGTTAAAAGCAACTTCGGATTCGGCCAGAAAGATCGTTCCTACCCAAAAAAAGCTACCCTGCTGGATATGGTGACCAAATCCAGAAACAAAGAAGTCTCCATAGATTTCCTGCTTAATTCTGAGGCATTCCACCTCGCTTGCTACGGACAGGAAATGGAACAGATTTCAGATGGTTATGCCATCTACAAAAAACAGCACGGTTTGATGGATTATGACGATCTCCTCTTTTATCTTGAAGAGTTGCTTTCAAAAGACGAGTTCCTCAGAAATTCATTACGCAGCCGCTTCCAATATATCATGGTGGACGAATATCAGGACACTAACCTTGTGCAGGCCCGTATTGTACAACATCTGGCCGGTAAAAACGGCAATGTAATGGCTGTCGGCGATGATGCGCAATCCATCTATTCTTTCAGAGGCGCTGATGTCACCAACATCCTTAAATTTCCTGAAATTTTTAATGACGTAAAAATAGTTCGCCTTGAACAAAATTACCGATCAACTCAACCGATACTCGATATTACCAACGCAATTCTGGATGGCGCTGCAAATAAATTTGATAAAAAACTGTTCACTGAAAAAACATGGGGCAAAAAGCCGCAGTTGATGATTCCGCTAAGTGATTTCAGCCAGTCTACAAGAATTCTGGACCGTATTATCGAATTACAGAAAAAACACGGTCCCGAAGAAGTCGCTGTTCTTTTCAGAGCGGGATATCAGAGTTACGGGCTGGAAGTTGCACTCAAAAGGTTAGGTGTAGGCTATAAAAAATATGGCGGTCTTAAATTTAACGAAGCCGCACATATTAAGGATGTTCTTTCCTTTTTGCGTCTTGTTTCTAATCCTGCTGATATTATTGCTTGGCAACGCTGCCTCGGTCACATCAAAGGGGTCGGTCCTAAAACAGCTCAAAAAATTGCGAATACCGTCATTTCCGGCGATATAAACGCTATCAACAAATACACTCAAAAATACTCCCTGCTTAAAGATATTCTTGCTGATATCGACGGATTGCGAGAAAAAAGATCATCCCCTGCAACGTCCCTTGAAGTTGTTATTCCTCTTTATACACCGATACTTGTTGCAACTTATCCTGACGATTATCCAAGACGTGAAGCGGGACTTGATCAGCTTTTACAAATTGCAAACAACTATACAGATCTCGATAGTTTTCTTGCTGACATGTGTCTTGATCCTGATCAGCATCGTGAAGAAGCTGCACAGGAAAATGTTCTTACGCTTTCAACCATTCACTCGGCAAAAGGACTTGAATGGAACGCCGTAATCATAATAGATCTGGTGGAAGACAGATTCCCTTCCCGCAAATCAATGCACAAACCTCTTGAATATGAAGAGGAACGCAGACTGCTGTACGTTGCCTGCACCCGCGCAAAAGAAGAACTTATTCTATCGGCCCCGGCATCACTTTACCGTAAAAATTCTGACTTCAATGAACCAGCGGTCCCGAGTCCTTTTATACGGGAACTTGATAATTACTTGTTTGACGAATTGCATGAATCATATTCCGGCGGAATGAATAAACAGCGGATTGCGGCTGTCCCGTCTTTTGACACAAAACCCCGTAGTACGGATTCTATCGAAAACAAAAAAAACAGTTCCGCACAAAAACTAGGCCATTGCACACATAAGATTTTCGGACGCGGTAAAATTATCGATAAAGTTGATCCTAATAAACTTAAGATTAATTTCCCGGGATTCGGAGTTAAGGTAATCGTAGAAGACTTCGTTGAGCTTCTGTAGGTAAAAAAATGAAAAATTTAAACTCCGAACAAGATTTCCTAGCACTCATAGACACTTACTTTCCGTCCATAAACGGACACGTAACTTTAGGCAGAGGTGACGACTGCTCCATTTTACGGACAAACAAAGAACTCTGTATAAGTAAGGATCTTTTCCTTGAAGATGTGCATTTCCGGCGCTCATACTTCTCGCCTGCAGACATCGGATACAAATCGCTTGCCGTAAACATCAGTGACATTGCAGCAATGGGCGGAGTTCCAAAAGGTTTTGCCCTAGGCCTTATCGTTCCTCCGGAACTGGATGAAAGTTACTGGGACTCACTCCTGAAAGAAATGGCTAAACTTGCAAACAGACACAGACTTATCCTTGCCGGAGGAGATTTGTGCAAAGGTACATCGCTTGGCATATCCGTAACGGTCTGGGGTGAGCCATTTCAGAACCCGAAACAAAATTCAGGCTCTAAGGGTAAATTTTTAACCCGTGGTAATGCAAAGCCGGGAGACATACTTTTCATACACGGCTCATTGGGGCTTGCGCGCACCGGAATGCTCCTGTTGGAAAAAGATGAACCGTGCAGCCGCGACACCTTCCCAAAGAGCGTACAGGCTCATTTACGGCCTCAAACACGAATAGAAATAGGTAACACTCTTTCAACATTCCCATCCGTAACAGGACTGATGGATTTATCTGACGGACTGGCACGGGATCTGCCACGTTTTATTAATTGCTGCGAAACAGCATTCGGAGCTGAAATATCTTTACCTGAAGATCTTCTTCACAGTGAAGTTATACGATTTGCCAAAACAAACGGAATTCCACCCGAAGAACATGCTTTTCAAGGCGGTGAAGATTACGCCCTTTTCGGAGCCGCATCCGCTGATGGATTTGATGAGCTGATAAATACAGTAGAAGGAATTGTCCCGATCGGAGTGCTTACTGATAGATCTGAAATTTTACTCAACGGCAAAAAATATTCAGAAAAAGGATTTGATCATTTTTCAGGTTAGTTGCAAGATTTAAAATCTTGATAATTTTGCCGCCTGGAGGGCTCTTAAGGAGAAAAAATGGATACTGATCTAAAAATAATAGGTTTTATAAAGTCAGAATTTAAAAAAAGAGAAGATACACCTAAACAAGGTGATGAAGGTGGCGTTGAAGCTGTCCTTCACATCAAAGAAGAATTTTCCGAAGCTATGGACGGACTGAAACCGGGCATGGAAATTTTATTGCTTTCATGGCTGCATGAAGGCGATCGAAACTATTTGAGAGTTCATCCACGCGGAAACAAAGCAACCCCTATGAGGGGAGTTTTTTCTACACGCTCACCTGACCGTCCAAATCCGATAGGACTCCATCCTGTCACCATAAAAAGCGTAAATGGACTTGAAATCAGAGTTTATCCGCTTGAAGCTATAGACGGAACGCCTCTTCTGGATATAAAGAACGCATAAGAAGCAATCGAAAAAAGCACGCAAAAAAACGGAAGAGAAATTTTCACTACTCTTCCCACGGGGTCGTCAATAAAGACCGACCCCGCGTGGGGAATATTTCAGCGATAAAATAACCGCTAAAACCAACCTACTATAATTTAGCGGGGACGATAAGTAATTCTACCGCGAGTCAAATCGTATGGAGAAAGTTCAACTGTAACTTTATCGCCAGGCATTACTCTAATACGGAATTTGCGCATTTTTCCAGAAATATGAGCCAAGACTACGTGGCCGTTTTCAAGCTCAACTCTGAACATAGCATTAGGGAGAGCTTCCTCAACGGTTCCATTAACTGCAATTCCTTCTTCTTTTGCCAAAATAATTTCTCGATTTTTTAAATTTAAATTAGAAAAGCCTACTAACGCTTAAGCGACAGCAGGCTTTATTTTTGATATTCCCGATGATCGGAAATTTTGTAACAAGACTGTCTTCAGGTATAATTTGGAATTGATGAAACTAAAAAATCTCACCAGCCCAAAGGGGCTTTATACCAAAACGGAACGAATTACCAGCGTTTTGGACGCTCCTCCCGTGGGCGGGCCTCATTTACTTTAAGATTACGTCCACCAAAATCTTTTCCATCAAGTGATTCTATTGCCTGCAAAGCACCCTGATCATCCATTTCAACAAAACAGAACCCACGCGGACGTCCTGTTTCGCGATCTGTTATCAAGTTGACAGAAATAACTTCACCAAACTCTTCAAAAGCTGATTTAATGTCTTCCTCGGAAGCACTCCAAGGAAGATTACCCACGTAAATGTTTTTAGACATTTCTCAAAACTCCATAAAACGTTGCATCTTTTAACACTAGACCAGACAGCCGTTCCCGATTCATTTTGCTCGATCCGACCCTTAGATTTTGGCTTTGGAACCTACCAAGCCATGAAATCAATTCAACTAAATACCTATAAAAACGATCTATGATATTACGCTGAAATCTGGCATCCTAATTAGCCCCTTATAATCTTCTACAAAAAAAAGCAATAGCCTGCACAAAAAAGATGAACACGTCATCCTTTCCATGCAGGCTATATATAAATAAACTTAAAGAACTAGACTATTTCTTGAGCCAGCTCATCATCTTACGAAGATCAGTTCCGACTGTTTCAACCTGATGCTCTGCATTCAGACGACGCATTGCATTGAAATGAGCCTTTCCGGACATATTTTCAACGATAAATTCTTTAGCGAACTCACCCTGCTGAATTTCCTTGAGGATTTTCTTCATTTCTTTACGGCTTTCAGCATTGATAACTCTAGGTCCGCGAGTCAAATCGCCATATTCAGCAGTATCACTGATTGACGCACGCATGTTAGAAAGACCGCCTTCATAAATGAGGTCGATGGTCAATTTAAGTTCATGCAAACATTCGAAGTATGCAATTTCAGGCTGATATCCGGCTTCAACCAAAGTTTCAAAGCCAGCCTTGATAAGTTCGCTTACACCTCCGCAAAGAACAGCCTGCTCACCGAAAAGGTCGGTTTCAGTTTCTTCACGGAAGTTTGTTTCAATAACACCGGAACGAGTTGCTCCGATACCCTTTGCGTAAGCAAGAGCGATCTCAAAAGCATTACCGCATACATTCTGGTAAACTGCAGCAATAGCCGGAACAGCTCCACCTTCAGTGTATGTGCGGCGCACAAGATGACCTGGTCCTTTTGGAGCAATCATGATTACATCATTGTCTGCATTAGGAACAATCTGGTCAAAATGGATATTGAAACCATGACCAAAAGCAAGAATATCACCGGACTTAAGGTTCGGAAGAATCTCACTTTTATAAATAGCTGCCTGAACCTGATCAGGTAGGAGAATCATAATTAGGTCTGCAGCGGCAGTAGCTTCAGCTGCGCTTACAGGCTCAAAGCCATGTTCTTTTGCGAGGTCGTAGTTAGGACCTCCGGGACGCTGACCGACAACAACCTTAACACCTGAATCACGTAGATTCTGAGCGTGAGCATGGCCCTGGCTACCATAACCGATGATGGCTACAGTTTTGTCTTTCAAAAGTCCTAAATCTGCATCATTTTCGTAATAAACTTTCATTGAATTCTCCTGATTTTCACTTTCAATCGGACACGAAACCATAACAGTTTCCCGGCAAATTTAATCACATGATTAGAATCTGTCAGAGATCTTTTCTATGCCGAAATATTGATTGAAATTTAATTATACTTGCAAAGCACGCTTCATTGCGACCGTACCGGTACGGGCAACTTCCTTAATACCGAATCTGGATAGCAGATTAATCAAGGCATCGATTTTACCGTGATCTCCGGTAACCTCAAGAGTCAGCTCGTCCACGCTGACATCAACAACTTTACATCTGAATATATCTACTATTCGAAGAATTTCAGCCCGTTTAGCGTCTTCAGCATTAACCTTAAGCAGAACCATTTCTCTCTCAACAGATTTAAGCTCTGTGAGATCGACAACTTTAATAACCGTAACAAGCTTTCTCAGCTGTTTAACGATTTGTTCAATGATCTGCTCATCACCTACAGTGGTTATGGTCATCAGCGAAACTCCTTCTTCCAGAGTCGGGGCAACGTTAAGGGATTCAATATTAAATCCGCGTCCGCTGAACAATCCTACAACTCTGGAAAGAACGCCGGGCTCATTTTCAACCATGACGGACAGAGTATGTCTCATTATTCTATCCTCCTAAACGAGCAACATGTCGGCTAATGAAGCTCCGGCAGGAACCATAGGATAAACATTCTCCTCTGGATCAACCCGAACATCGATAATACAAACCTTAGGGAGAGCAAACGCCTCCGTAAGCACAGGCACGACATCTTTCTCTTCGGTTACTCTGAACCCGACAGCTCCGTAGGCTTCAGCTAGTTTTACAAAATCCGGCTGAGCATCCATACAGGTTTCACAGTAATTACGATTGTAAAAAAGTTCCTGCCACTGACGAACCATGCCAAGATAACCATTGTTTAAAATAACAATCTTGACCGGAAGGTCATTGCAGACAGCAGTCATCAATTCCTGAATATTCATCTGAATAGAACCGTCTCCGGCAATATTCACAACAAGCCGGTCAGGAAACGCCATTTGCGCGCCGATGGCAGCAGGAAGCCCATACCCCATCGTTCCTAAACCCCCCGAAGACAGAAAAGATTTTGACTTTTTAAACTTATAAAATTGTGCGGCCCACATCTGATTCTGACCGACCTCAGTAGCGACAATAGCGTCACCGTTGCTGATTTCATAAACCTTTTCAACAACATACTGAGGTTTAATGAACGACCCACCTTTATTATACCGCAAAGGATGAGTTTCAGACCATTGCTGAACCTGACGAACCCAGACAGCATGAGAATCTTCGGAATAAGTCTGGTCGAGAATAGGCTCAATTACTGATTTAAGTGAAGACAATGCACTTTTGCAGTCAGCAACAAGAGGCACATGAACAGCAACATTTTTTTGAATTGAAGTAGGATCAATATCTATATGAACGAGTGTGGCTTTAGGGGCAAAAGTATCAACCTTTCCAGTCACACGGTCATCGAACCTCGCTCCGATTGCCAGAACGAGGTCCGAATTATTAATTGCCATGTTTGCGGCATAGGTGCCATGCATTCCCAGCATCCCAAGCCATAAGGGATCATCTCCGGGAAAGGCGCCAAGCCCCATGAGAGTGGCTGTCACCGGAATATTCAGACTCTTGGCGAGCCATGTCAATTCATCCTCAGCTCCGGAACTGATAACCCCGCCGCCAGCGTAAATAACCGGTCTTTCGGCCTTTTCAATAAGCTTGGCAACTTTTTTAATCTGACCGATATGAGGTGTCAGATTCGGATTATAGCTTCGCAATGACACATCTTCAGGCCAGACAAATTCAGCCTTAGCCTGCATAATATCTTTAGGAAGATCGACCAATACAGGCCCGGGTCGTCCTGAGCGTGCGAGATAAAACGCCTGCCTTACAGTGAAGGCTAACTCGTTAATATCTTTGACCAAGTAGTTATGTTTTGTACAGGGCCGGGTAATTCCGACAATATCAACCTCTTGAAAGGCATCATTTCCGATTAAAGGAGTCGGAACCTGTCCTGTAAAAATTACTACCGGAATTGAATCCATGTATGCAGTTGCAATACCGGTAACAGCATTTGTTGCTCCGGGACCGGATGTAACCAAGCATACGCCTGCTTCACCTGTTGCCCGGGCATAACCATCAGCCGCATGGACCGCACCCTGCTCGTGTCTGACCAGTATATGCTTAAAAGGATAATTCGGGAGTTGATCATATATATCGATTATCGCGCCGCCGGGATAGCCGAAAACAACTTCAACTCCCTCTTTTTTCAGACATTCAAGAAATATCTGAGCTCCGGTGAGCTCCATGGCTCTCTCCCTATTATTTGTATTTTTCTATTAACAAATGCAATTTCGTTTTTCCGGCCAATTTCTTTTTCTTCAGTTCTTTCAATTCAAGGACTTCTGTCTCGTTTAGAAGACCTTTCTTTTCAAATCTATCAATAATCTTTTTTAGATCTTTATGCTGATCCCATAGCCCTTTAATTTCCGCATCCTGACCAACTAGAGTTTTAATCAGATCGACGTCTTTAGCTTCCATTTGAAACTCCTTTGCAGAGGTTTGCATATTCAAGCGTCAGTGGAAAATATTCCATCCTAACGCAGTACAACTTTTTAATCTTCTCTCTCAATTTATTTGGCTTTTTTGAAAAATTTAAGCTTGGCTTCAATGGCTTCAACTTTTTCAAGTTCAGGATTACTGATCTCAAGTGTCTTTAAATGGGACTCAAGAACAGCTTTGAGCTCAACTTCAAACCTAGTTCTTTGGCGTTTGAGTTCGTTAATATCTTCATGAATTTGAGCCAAACGGTTGTGTGCCTGCTGCAAAATAACTTCAGCCCTTGAATGGGCCTCATTAATTATGAGCTCAGCTTCCTTTCTGGCAGTTGCTTTGAGGTCATCAATCATTCTTTGAGTTGTCATCAAAGTATCACGAAGTGTTTCTTCGCGCTGACGAAACTCTCGAATAGAGGAATCGCGGCGTTCAATCTTCTTCATAAGCTGCTTCTTGTCATCGGCGGTTGCACCGAGAACTTCAGCAAGCTCAATCATAAGCTGATCCACTTCACTTTTAGAATACCCGAAAAGAGATTTTGAAAACTTTTTATTAAGTAAATCAATCTTCGAAAGGGTCATCCACTACCTCCAGAGGCTACATTCCATATGCAAGTCTTGTAAGGTTGCCCACCAAGGCAATATCAAGCATCTGAATAATCAGAATAACAACTATCGGAGACAGGTCGAAACCACCGATATTAACGAATGGAATATACTGCCTGACCTTTGCAAAAACAGGCTCGGTTGCTTTACGCAGAAAACGAACAACGGGATTGTAAGGATCAGGGTTTACCCAGGTAATAAGAGCGGAAATAATAACCACCCACATATAAAGATTGAGGACAATCTGAAGAACTTTAGCTACGGCAAGAATCACATAATCCATTTAACATACTCCTGACAGGCATAGAATTGAAAAAGCAGTATACGCTTCCATTCTTGTTTACAAATTGTCACAGCAAGCCCTAAGAATCAACACTTTTTAGGGCATATTAACAAAATGAACTTATTATTAAAAATCCAAGACTAAAACCATGACTTATTCAGACTTGCGCCAAACATTATTTTTGGCTTTTTCAAACAAACTACGAAGAACCCAATAATCTGAAATATGTAACGAAGCACTAAGCAACGGACTGCAATAAGCCCAGAACTCAACACCTGCGCGGGAAGCGCATGCTTCATCTATCCATGTATCTCCAATATAGACGACGTCTTCCGGCTTCATAGACCACTTATCCAGAATATAATGAACACCTTCAGGATGGGGCTTTGAATTAGGTAAAAGCGTAGACGTAACAGTTGGAGAAAAGAAACCTTCTATATCTAAATTTTCCAAAACAGTAGGCAGAGAATCAGTTCTATTCGTATTAATGGCCATACGGATATTATTATCTCTAAGCCACACTAGGACTTCGCGGAGTCCCTCTTCTATTTGAATATAGGACAGCGCTTCACTAAGCTCAGGCAACTTTCTGAGTTCAAGAGCTTCTTCGTAATTTTTTTCAGGAAGAACATGTGCCAGGGACTCAAAAACAGTATGCGCATGCGCAAACTTTTCTTCTTCCTTACTCATAGGCGGAAGATTAAATCTATTTTTGAACCAATTGTAATACCACCTGTTTGCTTCAAATGAACTGATCAAAACTCCGTCACAATCAAAAATAATTCCCTTAACTTCTTTAAGAGCTTCAGGCGGAGTTATATCGCTTAAATGTATTCCTTCCATTAATAAAACCTCATTTATTCTGTTTCGGGGACGGCCAGAGCGATAAGAAACTCCCGGTCCAACCACGGCTTTTCTTCAGGTACACTTGAAAGCCCTAAAAGCTTCCATGCCTTATCTCTTACTACAGTTGCCTTCTCAGGCAAAACGCCTTCTTTTTCATAAAAATCCAGTTCCAGATCACGCCAGAATGAAACTGCATCAATATCACTTGTGACTAATGCAGAATTTTCAGGCAAAAGAACAGCAAACCCTTCAAGAACTTTCTGCCATGGCAGAATAACTCTTGAACCAGCTTGAACCGGAGCATTGGAAAACAGTCCCCCAAGGGCTCTAGCCTGCTGATCTGCTGCATCTTCATCATCAAGCCCGAGACTTGTACCGAAACCGGACCACTTATCATTCAATTTATGCTCAATTTCTGCAAGCTCAAGATGCTTCTCTTCGTAAGCGTATACCAAAGCCAATACTACCTGATTTTGAACGCGATCAGTCTCAGACTTTTTTTCAGCAGGAGTGTCACGAATAAGAGCATTCAGCTCATTTTCAATTGCAGAAGTTCTTTCACCGAATTGATCTTTCTGGTTTGAAGTAGGCATGGACAACATTTTAAACATTTTGCCAAGACTTTCACCATAACTAACGAAATCTGCTATCATACGGCGACACACATCAGGTTCCACAGGCAGGTTTTCAGGCCTGAAAACAAGAACATCTTCTGTCTGTGCTCTGTCAACTCCTGGATCAAAAAGCAACGCACCTTCAACCTTTTCAGTTATCAACTCTTCGTGCAACTGCGGGAAGTATATCAACATGGCAATTCTCCATCGGTTAAAGATGTCACTTTAAAATTTAGAACAACCGCACATAATTTAAAATCATTCTGCGAATAAAATCTAATCCTCAGTAGGCATAAATTTATCGCAAATACCTTCACAGCGAGGAAACTCCAATAAACATATATCTTCGTAACCATCGGAACACAAAGGATATGTGTCCTCTCCCTGCAAGGCGTTTTTATGGCATCCGCCCGTAGAAGCCCGATGCTCTGCAATCCGGAGATCCCATAACTCGGAAACAACCTCTGCGCTAAGCTTGAAAGTTTCAGCCTGCCTGAGTAATTTATCATACTCATCCTCAAGGCCAACTAAAATTTTACACCGCAATTCCGCATTGTACCCGGGATTTAATAATTCATCGTAAAGACATCTGCCTTTTTTATAAAAACGACACATATGTCCCGGCATTTTGGAAATAGTTGCCAAAAAAAATCTCCTGAACAGTGATTAGATTTACAGTTTAAAACAACAAACAAACTTCACTGAAGACCTATTTACGCATTTAAAATTTGTAAAGACCAAAAAGATAGTTTTTACAAGCGTTTTTAAGAGGAAAAGTCATTCTTGACCTTAATGCCCGGCCCGTGTAAAAGTTCCCTACCGTCTAGCATTGGAGGAAAAAATGTTTGGATTAGGAATAACAGAAATTCTTTTGATTTTGGGTATTATTATCCTGATATTCGGTGCCAAAAAACTTCCTGAAGTGGGAAGTGGGCTAGGCCGTGCAATTCAAAATTTCAAAAGGGCCAGTAGTGAGTCTGATGAAATTGACGTAACTCCCTCAAAAGACAAAGACAAGGATAAGGAAGCTTAACAGTTTTCTTTGACTTGCCTGTAAAAACCCCGGTTTACTTAATGTGAGCCGGGGTTTTTACATTCTTGCTTTTTAGCAAAAAACATAGCGAATCCCTGTTTTATGTAAACAACTCCAGAAACAAACGTAAACAAAGCAGTTGCCCATTCAAGGACGAACTCTACCTCAAAGAAATCAAGAGCAAAAGAAAGTCTGCTTAAAACAGAGAATATAAGTAGCAATTGCAAAGCAGTGGTTAACTTGCTGATTATCAAAGGATTAATTTTCTTCTGAACATCTACTCCGTAGGATTTCAAAAAGAATAAGCCTCCGACAATTATTGTATCCCTTAAAATCACAAGTAATGCCAGCCAGCTTGGAATTAGCCCTTGAATGGCGAGACACAGGAAAGATGTAATAATAAGGAATTTATCAGCAAGCGGGTCGAGCATCGCCCCTAGCGACGTGCGCTGATTGAGAATTCGCGCTAGAAAACCATCAAGAGCATCTGAAAATCCTGCC encodes the following:
- the ilvC gene encoding ketol-acid reductoisomerase, with the translated sequence MKVYYENDADLGLLKDKTVAIIGYGSQGHAHAQNLRDSGVKVVVGQRPGGPNYDLAKEHGFEPVSAAEATAAADLIMILLPDQVQAAIYKSEILPNLKSGDILAFGHGFNIHFDQIVPNADNDVIMIAPKGPGHLVRRTYTEGGAVPAIAAVYQNVCGNAFEIALAYAKGIGATRSGVIETNFREETETDLFGEQAVLCGGVSELIKAGFETLVEAGYQPEIAYFECLHELKLTIDLIYEGGLSNMRASISDTAEYGDLTRGPRVINAESRKEMKKILKEIQQGEFAKEFIVENMSGKAHFNAMRRLNAEHQVETVGTDLRKMMSWLKK
- the ilvN gene encoding acetolactate synthase small subunit, with protein sequence MRHTLSVMVENEPGVLSRVVGLFSGRGFNIESLNVAPTLEEGVSLMTITTVGDEQIIEQIVKQLRKLVTVIKVVDLTELKSVEREMVLLKVNAEDAKRAEILRIVDIFRCKVVDVSVDELTLEVTGDHGKIDALINLLSRFGIKEVARTGTVAMKRALQV
- the ilvB gene encoding biosynthetic-type acetolactate synthase large subunit gives rise to the protein MELTGAQIFLECLKKEGVEVVFGYPGGAIIDIYDQLPNYPFKHILVRHEQGAVHAADGYARATGEAGVCLVTSGPGATNAVTGIATAYMDSIPVVIFTGQVPTPLIGNDAFQEVDIVGITRPCTKHNYLVKDINELAFTVRQAFYLARSGRPGPVLVDLPKDIMQAKAEFVWPEDVSLRSYNPNLTPHIGQIKKVAKLIEKAERPVIYAGGGVISSGAEDELTWLAKSLNIPVTATLMGLGAFPGDDPLWLGMLGMHGTYAANMAINNSDLVLAIGARFDDRVTGKVDTFAPKATLVHIDIDPTSIQKNVAVHVPLVADCKSALSSLKSVIEPILDQTYSEDSHAVWVRQVQQWSETHPLRYNKGGSFIKPQYVVEKVYEISNGDAIVATEVGQNQMWAAQFYKFKKSKSFLSSGGLGTMGYGLPAAIGAQMAFPDRLVVNIAGDGSIQMNIQELMTAVCNDLPVKIVILNNGYLGMVRQWQELFYNRNYCETCMDAQPDFVKLAEAYGAVGFRVTEEKDVVPVLTEAFALPKVCIIDVRVDPEENVYPMVPAGASLADMLLV
- a CDS encoding DUF465 domain-containing protein; the protein is MEAKDVDLIKTLVGQDAEIKGLWDQHKDLKKIIDRFEKKGLLNETEVLELKELKKKKLAGKTKLHLLIEKYK
- a CDS encoding DivIVA domain-containing protein encodes the protein MTLSKIDLLNKKFSKSLFGYSKSEVDQLMIELAEVLGATADDKKQLMKKIERRDSSIREFRQREETLRDTLMTTQRMIDDLKATARKEAELIINEAHSRAEVILQQAHNRLAQIHEDINELKRQRTRFEVELKAVLESHLKTLEISNPELEKVEAIEAKLKFFKKAK
- a CDS encoding YggT family protein; the encoded protein is MDYVILAVAKVLQIVLNLYMWVVIISALITWVNPDPYNPVVRFLRKATEPVFAKVRQYIPFVNIGGFDLSPIVVILIIQMLDIALVGNLTRLAYGM
- a CDS encoding HAD family hydrolase, producing the protein MEGIHLSDITPPEALKEVKGIIFDCDGVLISSFEANRWYYNWFKNRFNLPPMSKEEEKFAHAHTVFESLAHVLPEKNYEEALELRKLPELSEALSYIQIEEGLREVLVWLRDNNIRMAINTNRTDSLPTVLENLDIEGFFSPTVTSTLLPNSKPHPEGVHYILDKWSMKPEDVVYIGDTWIDEACASRAGVEFWAYCSPLLSASLHISDYWVLRSLFEKAKNNVWRKSE
- a CDS encoding twin-arginine translocase TatA/TatE family subunit; the protein is MFGLGITEILLILGIIILIFGAKKLPEVGSGLGRAIQNFKRASSESDEIDVTPSKDKDKDKEA